The following coding sequences lie in one Miscanthus floridulus cultivar M001 chromosome 9, ASM1932011v1, whole genome shotgun sequence genomic window:
- the LOC136479493 gene encoding uncharacterized mitochondrial protein AtMg00810-like, with product MSDLGALSYYLGIEVRQGKEALTLGQSAYASLKLLERSGMAECKPCVAQMEKRLKLTKASTTAKVDATLYRSIIGGLRYLVHTRSDIAFAMNYISRFMEDPREDH from the coding sequence atgagcgatctcggcgcgctctcctactacctcggcatcgaggtgagacaggggaaggaggcgctcacgctcggtcagagcgcataTGCCTCCTTAAAgctattggagcggagcggcatggctgagtgcaagccgtgcgtggcTCAAATGGagaagcggctgaagctgacgaaggccagtaccacagcgaaggtagatgcaacactctaccggagtatcatcggtggtctgcgctacctagtccacactaGGTCGGACATTGCATTCGCCATGAACTAcatcagccgcttcatggaggatccccgagaggatcactag